GGTGGTGGCCGATGAAGCCGTTGATGCCAAGAATCAGGACTCGCTTCTGCTGCATGGATATATATGAAACCAAATTGATAGTGACCGACCTGAAGCCAGCCGGGGAGTTATTCGGAGCAGGTTTTACTGGGGCCCGGCAAGCGATGCCACGTTCGCCACCACCACGCGACGCCAGTCACGCGCCACCACGTACATCGACAAGGTCGGCGCGAGCGCCAGATAGGTGTCCGGGGACATCACGGCCATGGCCGGCTGGCCGTTCTTCCAGAGCTTGGTGAAACTGTCGACATCGGGCACCACGCGCTGCGGCTCCACCGTCGCGCCAAACGTCAGTTCGTCGGCTTGCCCCACCATCATCAGCGGATGACGCAGGTAGAACGGCAACGTATGGTCGAGCATCTGCACGCCGTAGAGCGGCATCTCCGGCGTCAGCTTCTGCGCGATCTGCGGCGCGATATCGGCGCCCGACGCCGGGCGGCCGACCGTCTCGTGGCCAAGCAGCGCCACGGTGAAGCCCAGGTACATGCCCATCGCGTAGACCGCCACGCTGGGCAGCACGCCACGGCGCAGCAGCAGGCGGGCCACCGCGATGCCCAGCAGCATCACGACAAAGGCCACGGCCACCCAGACTGCGTAGGCGCGGTAGAACGAATTGGGAATGTGGTTGGCATTGAGTGTGGCCACCACGGGACTGGCCAGCAGCCCGCAAGCCGCCACGATGGCCATGCCGATGAGTTGCTTGCCCCAGCTACGCGGGCTCAGGCGATCGAGCGCCACCCCGGCGAGAATGCCCAGTGCGGGGATCACCGGCACGATATAACCTGGCAGCTTCGAGCGGGAAATGCTGAAGAACACGAAGATCGCGATGGCCCAGATGCCGGCCATCAGCGCCGGACGGAAGCGTGCCTGCGTGCCTTCGACCGGCGCGCGCATGGCGGTCCACAGCTTCGGGAAGATGCCCGCCCACGGCAGGAACCCGCCGATGACCAGCGGCAGGAAGTAGAAAACCGAGCCCGACCGCGAGTGGATATTCGACGTGTAGCGCTGCCAGTGCTCGTGAATGAAGAAGAAGTTCGGAAATTCGGGGTTACGGACCGATACCAGATAGAACCACGGTACCGTGATCACGAGCATCACCACGACGCCCAGCGCCAGATGCAGGCGGCGCCAGAGGCCCCAATCCCGCGTCACCAGCGTATAGACCACCAGCACCAGCCCCGGGAGCGCGATGCCCACCAGCCCCTTGGTCAGGATGGCCACGCCCATCGCGGCCCAGCAGGCGACCATCCAGCCGCGCCGCGCCGCCACGGAGGCGTCCGGATGCTGGCCCATCAGCATGAAGGCCAGCACGCAGGACATCACGCCCGCCAGGGTCATGTCGAGCGTATTGAAATGGGCCGCCACGCTCCACATCGGCGCGGCCAGCAGGGCAAGGCCGGTGAAGGCCGCGGCACGCGCGCCAAACCAGCGACGCGCGGCCATCATCGACACGCCGATGCCGAGCAACCCGGACAGCGCCACGGCCAGCCGTGCCTGCCACTCGCCCAGCCCGAAGAGTTCGTAGCCCACCACCGTTACCCACATATGGAATGGCGGCTTCTCGAAATACTTCAGCGCGTTATAACGAATCGTCACCCAGTCACCCGAGGCGAACATCTCGCGCGAAATCTCCGCATAGCGCCCTTCGTCGGGCCCGACCAGATGGCGCATGTCCAGCGAGACGAACCAGACCACCAGGGCCACGGCGACAAACAGCACGACCCAGCCTGTGGCGGCCGACCAGCCGACCGCCCCTTGGGTCGACTGCGAGGATGCGACGGACGCGCGTTGCTGAGAGGTGGGTTGCGGCATGAAAGGGAGGGATGGGTAGGTGGGCTATCAGGGAAATCTCTGGCGCGACGCCATGCCCAGAAAAGCCGGCGCTCGCGATGACACCGGCTAAAAATAGCGCGCAGATTATGAGAGAAACGTTAACGTCAGATTAATAATGCGACACACAGCCTGCGATGCTACGCTTTCCACCGGCTGATATGGACCTTACGGCGCGATTAATGCCAATATCTCAAACAGCCGTTTCAGTCACTATAAGATGCGAATCCTGATTGTTGAAGACGACCCGATGCTCGGCGACGGGCTCCAGCGCGGCCTGAAACTGATAGGTCATGCCGTGGACTGGTTTGGCACCGCCGCCGAAGCCGACCGTGCCATTGGCATGATGCACTACGACGCCGTAGTGCTGGACCTTGGTCTGCCAGACGACGATGGCGTGGCGTTGCTTGGCCGTTGGCGCCAGCAGGGCCGGCAGATGCCAGTCGTGGTGCTGACCGCGCGCGATGCCGTGGCCAGCCGGATCTCCGGGCTAGACGCCGGCGCCGATGACTACCTGGTCAAGCCAGTGGAACTGGACGAGCTGGCCGCCCGGCTTCGCGCAGTCACCCGCCGCGCGGCCGGGATGCCCGAGCCCGTCTGGCGTCATGGCCCACTCGAGTACCAGCCCGCTGCGCGCCTGGCGCTCTGGCACGGCAAGGCCGTGGACCTGACCAGCCGGGAATCCATGCTGCTGGAACTGTTGCTGACCTACCCCAACCGTGTGCTGACGCGCGAATTCCTGCGCGACAAGCTCTATGACTGGGACAAAGGCTCCGAAAGCAACACGCTGGAAGTCCACATCCATCACCTGCGCAAGAAGCTCCATCCCGGCATCGTGCGCACGCTGCGCGGCGCCGGCTACACCCTGGGCACGCTCGAGGCGATCGAGATCGGCACCTCGGAACCCGAGGGCGGGGATCGCGCATGACGCTGCGGCGGCGGCTGATCCTGGCCGTCCTGGCCGCCGTGACGTTTGCATGGGTACTGACCAGCGCATTGATCTACCTGAGCGCCCAGGAAGAAATCAACGAGCTCTATGACACCGCGATGGTCCGCATGGCCCAGCAGATGCAGGCCCTGCTGCCGCGCGTGCATACGCAAACCTCGCCGGCGCCGCCGGCGGCGAACGGGCCGATCCCCGGAGATGCCGATCTGGTCGACGAGGGGTCGGCCGGGCTTGGTGATCTGGCGATCGCCGCATGGCGCCCCGACGGGGAGCCCCTGCACATCGACCCGGACGGAGATCACCTGCCCCGGCTGCCCGACGTCCAGGGGTTCACCGAGCGCAAGATCGACGGCGTGC
This genomic interval from Cupriavidus metallidurans CH34 contains the following:
- a CDS encoding glycosyltransferase family 39 protein gives rise to the protein MPQPTSQQRASVASSQSTQGAVGWSAATGWVVLFVAVALVVWFVSLDMRHLVGPDEGRYAEISREMFASGDWVTIRYNALKYFEKPPFHMWVTVVGYELFGLGEWQARLAVALSGLLGIGVSMMAARRWFGARAAAFTGLALLAAPMWSVAAHFNTLDMTLAGVMSCVLAFMLMGQHPDASVAARRGWMVACWAAMGVAILTKGLVGIALPGLVLVVYTLVTRDWGLWRRLHLALGVVVMLVITVPWFYLVSVRNPEFPNFFFIHEHWQRYTSNIHSRSGSVFYFLPLVIGGFLPWAGIFPKLWTAMRAPVEGTQARFRPALMAGIWAIAIFVFFSISRSKLPGYIVPVIPALGILAGVALDRLSPRSWGKQLIGMAIVAACGLLASPVVATLNANHIPNSFYRAYAVWVAVAFVVMLLGIAVARLLLRRGVLPSVAVYAMGMYLGFTVALLGHETVGRPASGADIAPQIAQKLTPEMPLYGVQMLDHTLPFYLRHPLMMVGQADELTFGATVEPQRVVPDVDSFTKLWKNGQPAMAVMSPDTYLALAPTLSMYVVARDWRRVVVANVASLAGPQ
- a CDS encoding response regulator — translated: MRILIVEDDPMLGDGLQRGLKLIGHAVDWFGTAAEADRAIGMMHYDAVVLDLGLPDDDGVALLGRWRQQGRQMPVVVLTARDAVASRISGLDAGADDYLVKPVELDELAARLRAVTRRAAGMPEPVWRHGPLEYQPAARLALWHGKAVDLTSRESMLLELLLTYPNRVLTREFLRDKLYDWDKGSESNTLEVHIHHLRKKLHPGIVRTLRGAGYTLGTLEAIEIGTSEPEGGDRA